The DNA sequence AATCTAAATTATATGACAGATCAAACAATCGGCGGACATCAACCAATCAATGCAAAGCTAATCAGGCAAGTTGCATATTTTGGATGGGCAGACACACAAAGGGAAGATCCGTTGTACGAAGAAGCCGTTGAATGTGCCAAATTTTTAACGCAAAAGGGATATGTTGCAATTAACGGCGGTGGGCCTGGTACCATGCGGGCAGTGACAGAAGGAGCTAAAGAAGCAGGAGGAACCGCAATTGGTGTTACTTTTTATCCCAAAGATATTACTAATTTCGAAGGAAGGGACATGGAAAACAAATTTGACCAAGAAATTGTTACAGAAAATTATCTGGAAAGGACACTTAAACTTCTGGAACTTGGGGATATTTATGTAGTCTTCAATGGAGGAACAGGGACTGTTTCTGAATTTGGTATGACGTGGGCAATGGCAAAACTTTATTTTGGCCGTCACAAACCACTTATTTTGTACGGTAAATTTTGGCACAATATAGTAAATGCTTTCCGAGACAATATGCACGTTGGGGATATTGCCTTTAAAGTATTTAGAATTGTCGAAACTCCCGACGAAGCTTATGAAGCAATTTTGTATTTTGAAGAAATGCTTGCCAAAAACGAAAACCGAGTTTTTAATCCTCCCGAAAAGCCCTTCCAGCTGTAGAAACTTCGGTTTAATGATTTTGTCCTCTTCACTTTGAATTCTAATTAAACTAGCAATAGAGCAATCAAAATACTTTTGCTACACTGATATAAAAGATGACGATTGAAGAATTGGAAAAAGAAGCAAATAAAGCACGCATTGATCTAATTAACATGCTACTTACTGCCGGGTCTGGGCATTCTGCAGGGCCTTTGGGGACGGCTGATCTTTTTACGGCACTTTACTTTGCTATTTTAAATCACGATCCCGAAAAACCTGACTGGGAAGATAGGGATCGGTTGTTTTTGTCTTGTGGACATTACGCACCAATTCGCTACGTTGTAATGGCAAGAGCGGGATATTTTCCCAAGTCAGAACTTAAAACACTTAGAAAGCTTGGGTCAAAACTCCAAGGACACCCCGAAAGAACTAAAATGCACTCGCTTGAAAGTACGTCGGGTCCTTTGGGTGAAGGCCTTGCCCAAGCAGCGGGGTATGCTTATGCGGCCAGGATGGATGGTAAAAGATACAGAGTTTATTGTGTTACAAGTGACGGTGAACATAATGCCGGCAATCACTGGGAAGCGGTACTTTTTGCTGGGAAAAACAGAATGTCCAATTTAACTACTTTTATCGACCGAAATAATATTCAAATAGATGGATTTACAGAGGACGTGATGCCTCTTGAGCCTTTGGAAGAAAAATACAGATCCTTTAATTGGCATACTCTGCATATTAACGGCCACAACATGGAAGAAATAATCGATGCAGTAAATCATGCAAGAGCAGTTTATGAAAAACCAACGGCAATTATTTGCCACACAATTCCGGGAAGAGGGGTAAGTTTTATGGAGAATAAATTTGAGTGGCATGGCAAACCGCCAAATAGTGAGGAAGCCCAAAAAGCGTTACATGATATTAGAACATTGGGAGGAAAGATTGTTAGTGAGCATGAGTGATGGACTATAAGTTAATGAAGCGAATTAGTTAATTGAGTATATTTGAATGGTGGGAACTTTTAAAGATTTGATAATTTGGCAGAAGGGTTTGGAATTGTCTATGAAAGTAAGAAAACTAACATCTAGATATCCAATTGATGAGAGGTTTGGTTTGGTTGAACAAACCAATAGGTCATCAAATAGTGTGATTGCTAATATTGCCGAATCGAGTGGAAGATATCATTATTCTGATAAGATACGAGTGCTATATATCAGTAGGGGTGAATGCTTTGAAACTCAGAGTCATTTGTCTGTAGCATACAATCTGGGATATTTGGAAAAGTCGGATTATGACTTATTGGACATTGAATACCAAGGTTTAGCAAAAGGGATTAATAGTTACATCCTTAGTATTAGAAAATCTAAATCAACCAATTAACTAAAATTACTTGTTTACTGTATTTATATGTTAAACAAAAAATTAAAACTAAACGAAAGTGTATTTAACAAAGATGTTGAGAAATCGCCAACCAGAAATGGGTTTGGTGAGGGACTGGTTTTGGCTGGGGAAAAAGACGATAGGATTGTGGTTTTGTGTGCTGATCTTGCCGAAAGTACCAGGGCATCGGTTTTTAGAGATAAATATCCAAATAGGTTTATCGAAGTAGGTGTAGCCGAACAATTACTTGCGACACTTGGTGCAGGATTTGCCGCTTACGGAAAAATTCCTTTTATTGCCAGTTACGCGGCTTTTTCACCGGGAAGAAATTGGGAACAAATAAGAACGGCAATAGCACTAAATGATGTTCCGGTTAAAATTGCCGGTTGTCATGCAGGGGTTTCGGTTGGAGAAGACGGGGCAACTCATCAAGCACTAGAAGATATCGCAACGATGCGTGTAATTCCGAATATGATCGTTGTCTATCCATGTGATGTTAATGAAGCAGTGAAAGTTACTTATGAAGCTGCATTTAATTCAAAGCCGACATATATAAGATTTGCACGAGAGGCTACGCCGGTAATTACATCTAAAGATACTCCCTTCGAGATTGGAAAAGCGCAGGTTTTTTGGGAGAGCAAAAATCCGCAAGTAACGATAATTGCCGCAGGGCCTTTGGTATATGAAGCCCTAAGTGCAGCAAATAAATTAGATAAACTTGGAATTGAAAGCACGGTAATAAATTGTCACACCATAAAACCACTTGATACCGATACTATTTTGCAATCGGTTATGGCAACGGGGTGTGTTGTAACGGTTGAAGAGCACCAAATTGCAGGGGGCTTGGGTGGAGCGATAGCTGAAACACTTTCTCAAAATTATCCCGTACCAATGGAATTTATTGGTATGCATGACACCTTTGGAGAAAGCGGAAAACCGGATCAATTGCTAAAAAAATACGGCATGAAATCCGATGATATTGTGATTGCCGCCAAGAAGGTGATTAAAAGGAAAAACTCCTAATCACACAATGCTCCTATTGGACAACAGCATTTGCCAAGTTTGCAATCTGCGACATATTGACTGGCAAGACAGGCTAACTACTGGTCAAACTTAATAGAAGCAAGTATGTGATCGTAAGTATCGATCGCTTTTTTACTTATACCCGAACCTTCTTCACCACCGGGGTAAAGAATGAAGTTTATGTAGCTTCCGTTATTTATCACCGTTATAATTCTCTCAGAAACAAAATATATATTATTGGCTCGAAGGGCATCTTTGCCGGCGATAACAAGTTCACTTTTGCTTTTCTCAAATTGCTGTATGCAGTTTGCAACCATATGGTCGGTGTCGAAGGTTATAGACGAACCCCTTAACGTTTCACAATAACTCTCCAAATAGAAATCTCCCAGGTTTTTATTTGAGATGGTTTGTACACTAACGTCGAGATAAAAATTATCATCGTAGTGTGACGGATCGGAGATAACTTCTCGCTTTAGATTAATATATGATCCGTCATTTTTTTCTTCGAGGACTAAATACTTGGGATATTCAAAGGAAAATCCATATCTGTCGTTGTAATAGTGAACATAGTCACCGTTTTGGGATGTTGCAGTTTGGGAAATTTCAGAATTACTTGAATCGTCTTGCCGAAAATTTATCCCCCAAAAAGTTGTGCAAGTTGATGGAATCATTTTCGTTGCAGAACTTCCCGGGAGTTTCATACAAGATTGGTAATCGGTTGGATGAAGATAAACAATAGTTGATATGCCCACCACTACAAACACGATGATAATAACAACAATTTGAATGAAACCTTTGTTTGTCATTGTTTGGTAAAGTTAAACGTCGACAGAATTTGGCTTAACGTTACCGGAATACTTTTCTCAGATACACTTTCTTTCTCATTGTGGCGATATGTGATTGTAATAATGTCGGTTGAGGTAGGCGACTGTGCAAGATGAATTTCCGTGACGAAATACGCAAGACTTGTCGGTTTATAGGTGTAGCGTATGCCTTGGTATTTGCCGATATTGTACTTGTCGGTAACAAAGTTTGCTCTGTCTATCTCTTCCTGGGTTAACTTTGAGAGACCTCGTAGTTCGATAAACTGATCAAAAGTTAACTTTTCGTTGTCGCCCTGATTGCCATAAACACCACGCGTTATCTCGAATTTAGCAATTTTGCCTGAACCTTCTTCACCGTCATTGAGAGCTATTTCAATCCTTGCCGCTTGAGGAAGTTGCGTTGTGTGCCATTCACCAGGATACTTGAAAGAAATACCCAACTTGTCATCATTGTAATTTTTCCATGTTTTTTTATCCAAAGATACAATTTTTTGACTTTCGGGAATTGTTATTTTGCTTTTGATAAATAGATATGTTCCGGTACCAAGGAGGATGAACATTACAACAACCACTAGTAGAGCCGTGGTGTCAAGACCGTTTTTTTTCATAATACTTTACTTATTGTAAACACCCTCATGTCGAAAGGGTAGTGATAAGTTTGCCGTGGATATTGTCAATTATTTTTTATACAAGTTCCACCGGCATCTGGTTGATTGTCGACTATTACGCATGTAAATCCTTCGGGGCACGGATAGTTTGTACGTCCTCCGCAATTTATAATTTTGCTATCGGGTGAGTCTTGGTTAATTAGCGAATCCGGTTTGTAATCCGAATTGTCTATTTCATCGGTTATTATTCTTGTAAATATTAAATTATTTTTAGTCACGCATGTTTCCGGGTAGGTTTCCCGAATGATACTTCCTTTTTGGTTGACGCACTCATCAAAGTTGGTAACGATTATCTCACTTTTATTCTTTTGAAATTCACAAAACACAATTACGGATATGCAAACGATTAGTACCAATATACTTGCAAGTGTAAGTAACCGTGATCGTGGAATTCGATGTTTACGCATAATCTTTACCTTTCCACTTTTGGCT is a window from the Candidatus Woesebacteria bacterium genome containing:
- a CDS encoding LOG family protein produces the protein MTDQTIGGHQPINAKLIRQVAYFGWADTQREDPLYEEAVECAKFLTQKGYVAINGGGPGTMRAVTEGAKEAGGTAIGVTFYPKDITNFEGRDMENKFDQEIVTENYLERTLKLLELGDIYVVFNGGTGTVSEFGMTWAMAKLYFGRHKPLILYGKFWHNIVNAFRDNMHVGDIAFKVFRIVETPDEAYEAILYFEEMLAKNENRVFNPPEKPFQL
- a CDS encoding transketolase: MTIEELEKEANKARIDLINMLLTAGSGHSAGPLGTADLFTALYFAILNHDPEKPDWEDRDRLFLSCGHYAPIRYVVMARAGYFPKSELKTLRKLGSKLQGHPERTKMHSLESTSGPLGEGLAQAAGYAYAARMDGKRYRVYCVTSDGEHNAGNHWEAVLFAGKNRMSNLTTFIDRNNIQIDGFTEDVMPLEPLEEKYRSFNWHTLHINGHNMEEIIDAVNHARAVYEKPTAIICHTIPGRGVSFMENKFEWHGKPPNSEEAQKALHDIRTLGGKIVSEHE
- a CDS encoding four helix bundle protein, giving the protein MVGTFKDLIIWQKGLELSMKVRKLTSRYPIDERFGLVEQTNRSSNSVIANIAESSGRYHYSDKIRVLYISRGECFETQSHLSVAYNLGYLEKSDYDLLDIEYQGLAKGINSYILSIRKSKSTN
- a CDS encoding transketolase family protein, with amino-acid sequence MLNKKLKLNESVFNKDVEKSPTRNGFGEGLVLAGEKDDRIVVLCADLAESTRASVFRDKYPNRFIEVGVAEQLLATLGAGFAAYGKIPFIASYAAFSPGRNWEQIRTAIALNDVPVKIAGCHAGVSVGEDGATHQALEDIATMRVIPNMIVVYPCDVNEAVKVTYEAAFNSKPTYIRFAREATPVITSKDTPFEIGKAQVFWESKNPQVTIIAAGPLVYEALSAANKLDKLGIESTVINCHTIKPLDTDTILQSVMATGCVVTVEEHQIAGGLGGAIAETLSQNYPVPMEFIGMHDTFGESGKPDQLLKKYGMKSDDIVIAAKKVIKRKNS